One Pseudobutyrivibrio xylanivorans genomic window, ATACAAGGAGAATTTATCTGAGAAGCCAAGCCCTGCACGAGAAATAATTGTAGACGCTGAAGAGGCTAATTTTGAGCTGTCAAAAGCTCAGGTTTCAGATATTAGCACATCAAGCGTTGTCCTTACAGGAACAGTAACACCTGCAAAGTATGCAAATAGTACACTAATCAGTGAGGTGGGCTTCAAGTATCGCAAGGCGGGAGAGTCTACCTGGACAACAGTACCAGCTACATGGTTGTCTAGTGGAATTTTCACAGCTTTAATTAGTGGTCTTGATGCAGACACAGACTATGAGTTTTCATCTTACATGATACTCGCCAATGGAGAAACTAAGGCAAACGAGAGTACATCAACCTTCCACAGTGACAAGGGCGAAATGCCAGATGAAGGTAGGATTTTTGTTACTGTAAGTCGTGAAGCTACTACTGATACGCGTATAGTTATTGTAAGAGTTGATAGAGGTAACGATACTATAGCATCAAAGAATCTAGGGGCTCTCGGAGCTACAGCATTAGAGGCTAATTTCGAGGGATTGCCAGATGGTATCTACAATGTAGTTTGCTGCACACAAGATGAGAAATTCACAGAGACTAAGATGCTTTCAGTTATTAATGGAAGTTCTGAAAGTGCAGAGTTTGTTGTTCTCGCAGGAAATCTATCATCAGTGGTTGAGGTTAAGGGTGATGCACCAAAGGTTGCAGTAGAAGGTCTTGGTGATATCCTTAGTGCTGAAGACAAGGCAGCTGCAACAGGAAATACTGATGTGGAGGTTAAGCTTGAGGTTGAGAACAACACAGAGAAAACAGCTGCAGAAAAGGAAGCGGTAGAGAAGATTAAAGAGCTTCTCGATCCAGGTCAGAGAATTGATAAGCTTCTCAATTTGAATCTGTTCAAGAACACTACCGTAAGGGACGACCTTGGAAATGTTGTTGCAGCAAGTTCAAAGTCAGAGGATATCGGTGGTACAAACGATAAGGTACTTCAGATTGCTATTCCACTTGAGGATGTAATTGTCAATGGCCTTTCTATCCTTCGTTATCATGGAAGTGAAGCTGAGAAGTTAGAGAAATTAGCGGCGAAGAATACTGATTCTGCAACATACAGTGACGGAACCTTCTTCTTAGATAAGATTACAAAGTATTTGTTCTTATATGCAAGCGGATTCTCAACTTATGCAATTGTTAATGAGGACGTTTCTGCAAAGACTACAGGAACAACTGAAAAGCAAGAGCTGAAGACAGTACCAGTTTACCGACTTTATAATACTTTAACTGGTGATCATTTCTATACTATGGTGAAGGCAGAACGAGATGCAATCCTCAAGAATGAGACAACTAAGGGATGGACAGATGAGGGTATTGCATGGCAGGTTCGCTCAGAAGGCGACAAGCCAGTATATCGTCTTTTCGATATCACTGGTAAGGGCGGACATATCTACACCACAAATATAGAGCTTAGAAACCAGTACATGGCCAACGGTTGGCAGGATGAAGGTATTGCCTGGTATTCTCCAAGCGTATCTGGAAGAGTTGTTTTCAAGATTACAGATAAGGCTACAGGAAAGATTTTCTACACTATCTCAAGAGCTGAAAGAGATATGTTGAAGGAAGAAAAATTCATAATCGAAGAGGCTGATTTCGCAGCTTATTAAAATAAGTTTACTACCCCTTCATTGATAGAGCCCTGCGGCAATGCAAATGCATTGTCGTGGGGCTTTAATGTAGGGCAAGGCCCTCTTTTTTCAAATCATTAAGTTGGACATTTTATTGGAGTGACGATTTTGAAAAAAGATAAAATCCACCTGCTATGCAGGTGGTGGGATGTTGCTTCAGCTTACAGAAAAATACCTCCAATGCTAGAATTACTATGGTTCGTCAGCCAAGTAAAAAGCAAAGGAGGCAGTCCCCAATGGACATGAATAGTTTATCACACACAAAGTGGGAGTGTAAGTATCACATAGTTTTTGCACCAAAGTACAGAAGAAAGGTTGCTTATGGTCAGCTAAAGGCTGATATAGCAAATATTCTCAGTACTTTATGTAAAAGAAAAGGTGTAGAGATAATTGAAGCAGAAATATGCCCAGATCATGTACATATGTTAGTTAGAATACCACCTAGCATGAGTGTATCGAGTTTTGTAGGATATCTTAAAGGTAAAAGTACACTTATGATATTCGAGAAACATGCAAATTTAAAGTACAAGTATGGAAATAGACATTTTTGGTGCCGAGGATATTATGTAGATACGGTAGGCAAGAATGCAAAGAAAATTGAAGAGTACATAAGGAATCAATTAAAAGAAGACTTAGAGTACGATCAAATGACACTCAAAGAGTATATTGACCCGTTCACGGGTGAGCCAGTAGTCAAAAACAGATAAGTAGAGCCCAAGGGGCTCGGTAGGTAAATGATGTTGCGGCTGGCGAACCTTTCGATGAGTCTTTAGACTCCAGTGCCGGTAACAAGCCCTTATAGGGCTAGAACAAACCACCGGCTAAGCCGGTGGTTTTGATTTATATAGCGAAACAATTTGTTGATACATAATTCACAGTTTTTTAATTTTTGCCTCGTATACTAAACTATGTATATTTATGCCATGCAATTAAGCAGGAGGAGAGGGATATGAAAAATTTAAGCAGATGGATGCTTTGCCTTGTAATTACAGGGGGAATGCTTTTTACAGGCTGCAGTAGCCAGGTGGCAGAAGTTACAGAGGAAGAGGAGGCGGCAGGTGGTACCATCACTCTTTTAAACATCAAAAGTGAGATAAACGAACAGATGGAGACCTTGGCGAAGGCTTATCAAGCTGAGACCGGTGTTGAGGTGAAGATAATGAATGTGCCTGCAGGTGTAGATGCTCAGGCAACCTTGAAGGGCTATTATCTTTCAGACCAGATGCCAGATATCATTGCCTGCGAAGCGTCTGGCTTCTCTAACTGGGAAGGGCTTCTTGTAGATATGAGCGACCAGGACTGGGCAAAGCGAACAGAGGCTGCTTATGTTGATAGTACATACGGAACAATTGGATTCCCGTATACAACGGAAGCGATTGGTCTAGCATATAATGCAGATATTTTGGAAAAATGCGGTGTGGACCCAGCATCAATAACAGGACCGTCTGCTATGCGCTCGGCTTTTGAAGCGGTAGCTGCAAAAAAAGATGAATTAGGTCTAAAAGCAGTAGTTGGATATTCCGCAGAACCAGTAAATCTTGGCTGGTCAGCAGGAAATCATCTTACTGGAGTATATATTGATTCAGGACTCGCCCGGGATGATACTACCTACATCGATATGATTGCAAATGATAAGAAGGTGGATGATACCAGATTTGCTGATTTTGCACAGATGATTGGTTTGTTTAATCAGTATTCAGATCCTGAACTTTTAACAGCAGGTATATATGATGATCAGGTTGCAGATTTTGCAGCAGGAAAATATGCTTTTATCACGCAGGGTTCATGGATTGGCGCATCCCTTACCTCATCAGATGCTTATGCTGCAGCAGGAAGCTTTAAGGTGGGAATGGTTCCATACGCTTTCGAGGATGGAATGGATACAATCCTTACCGCCGCACCTTCATGGTGGGGAGTATTCAAAGAAGGAAATGTGGAGGCAGCAGTTGCATTTTTGGAGTGGTGCTCTGAGGATGCTGGACAGAAGATTTTGGTAGAGTCTGCAGGTTGCGTAAGTCCATTTACCGATTGCAAGTATGTGGCATCGGATCCTTTTGCGCAGACCATATCAGATTACATAGCAGCGGGAAAGACCTCTAATTGGCATTGGATGCAGCTTCCTGAAGGCATTGGAAACTCAGAAGGAGGCTTCTGCTATAGCTATTACAGATATGCCAGTGGAGAGCTTGATGCTAATGGCTTCAAGGATGAATTCAATCGAACCATTGAAGAATGGTACGCTAAATTATAGAAAGGGGGTGTTTGTTGTGAGTAAGAATAACGGAGACGTAAAAGTAGGTGGCATTCATTCAATAATCGTACAGATATCTCTCTTAAATGTGGGAATGCTGGTAGCATTTCTGATTGTCATGGGTCTTATTATGAGTTCTATGAACACTTCTACCAGCACCAGTGTTGAGATGTTTGATTCCATGATGAACCTGACAAGACATGATGCAAATCTAAAAACGGATATCATGTCCTTATACGACCAGGTTACAGGTTATATAGCCTCAGGCTCTGCTGAAACTCAGGAAGCACTCTTACCTCAGATTGAGGTTGCAAAGTCAACAATAGCTGAAGATATTTCGCAGCTTAATACAGATTTTGCAGCATATAATAATGAGGAGGCAGCAGCGCAGCTTCAGGAAATATCATCTCAATATGACAGAATGTGTGCTTTTATCGATAAGGCTATTGAAAAGTGTGATGCTGGTGATCAGGAAAACGCATATACGATACTTTTTGATAAGGCGGAGATACAGAAGGTTGCTATTATCCATTCCACAAAGGTTTTGGATGAGGCAATCGAGAAAAATTCCACAGATACCAAGGCAAATATGAATTATCTTCTTAAGCGGGGCAATGTAGTTGCTGCCATAGGTATTGGTATTTTTATTATACTTATCATCTTCAATTTCTTTATGACTTATAGGACAGTAGTTGTACGCATTAAGTCCATGAGCGCAGAAGTAAATGATATTATTGATAATATCCAGAAGGGACAGGGTGATTTAACAGCAAGAGTAAATACAAAAACAAAGTCAGAGCTTTTATATATCAAAAATGGTATTAATCATTTTATCGAAACCCTTCAGGGAATCATGAAGGATGTTAAGGACGGCACTGTTGTTCTTACGGAAAGCTCTGAGGAGGTTAATTCTCAGCTCCAGATTGCAGATGATAATGTGACCAGCTCTTCAGCCGCACTTGAAGAGCTTTCAGCCAATATGGAGTCAGTTGTTGGCATTCTTGCATCGATTAATGAGAGCGTTGAGGACGTAAAGGTAGCAGCAGAAAAGATTACAAATCAGGCTGAGGAAGGCGCACAGACAGCAAATGAAATTAAGATTGAAGCTGATGACCTTCAGGTTAAGGTAAATACAAAGAAGGCAGATGTAGGCGAGAAAATGTCGGTGCTTTCAGCTACTCTTGAAAAATCAGTTAAGGATTCTGAGAAGGTTAGTCAGATTAGTGACCTTACAGATGACATTTTGGACATTGCCAGTCAGACAAATCTTCTTGCTCTTAATGCTTCTATTGAGGCGGCTCGCGCTGGTGAGGCAGGAAAGGGCTTTGCAGTTGTCGCTGATGAAATCAGTAAGCTGGCAGCAAATTCAAGGCAGACAGCAGCCACAATTCAAGAAATTGCATGTGAAGTAACAGCAGCTGTAAAGACATTGGCATCCAATGCAGAAGAGGTTCTTGAATTCATCAATGGAACCGTAATAGGAGATTACGATGAATTCGTAGATACTGGTGAAAAGTATGGTCACACAGCTGAGGTTATGAATGATATGCTTACAGAATTTACGGAGAAGGCAGAAAGCTTGAATGTAATCATGAAAGACATGGTAGATTCTGTTGATACAATTACAAATTCAGTACAGGAAAGCTCTACAGCAATTACAATGAGTGCCGAGAATTCCGCCGAGATTGTTACTGGTATAAAGAACATTTTCAAGGCAATGGACAGGAACACAGAGGTTACTGAACAGCTTAACGATACAACGCAGAAATTTACATCTCTGTAAAATAATAGTTGCAATTAGATTTGGTGCAACGTATAATACGGACATGGGTTAAAAGGTTTTCGCTTATTATGGCGAAAACCTTTTGTTGTCTAAAATTCTTTTTTATCTTTTTTTATCCCAACAAAAGGTTCGAGCTCTGTAATTATAGTTTTATGTAGTAGAGAGAGGTCGACGATGACAATTGGAAATAAATATAGGATAACTGTGCTTACCAGCAGACTTATTCGAATGGAGTACCAGGCTGATTATGATTTTGTTGATGCCCCAACTCAGATGGTGGTGAACAGATCATTTCCAAAGGTGGAGTACACAACCCTTCACAAGGATGGGCTCCTTATTTTAGAGACAGATGATTTGATTTTTAGATACGATGGCAAAGAATTCTCACCAGATGGATTGACGATAGAGCTAAAGGAAAGTGGTGAGGTTTGGCATTATAGCATCGTATATGGTAATTCTGACAGAAATCTTTACGGCACTGCTCGTACACTTGATAACGCAGATGGTGGTGTCTGTCTTGAATATGGTATTTTCGGAGAAAAGGGTTTTGCTGTCCTTGATGACAGTGACAGTGCATTGCTGATTGATGGAGAATTTGTAGCAAGAGAAAATAAAGGGCATGATCTTTATTTCTTTGGATATGGAAAAGATTACAGAGGAGGATTGAAGGATTTCTTTACACTATGTGGAAAGACACCTATGCTTCCAAGATATGCTCTTGGTAACTGGTGGAGCCGTTATTATGCCTATTCAGCAGAGGAATACAATCAGCTTTTAGATAAAATGGAGCAGGAGAATATCCCTGTTTCAGTGGCAGTTTTGGATATGGACTGGCATGTTACAAATGTTGATCCAAAGTACGGAACGGGATGGACAGGCTATACCTGGAATAAGGATTTATTTCCAGATCATAAGGGATTTTTGAAGGGACTAAAAAATAGGGGACTTGCAACAACACTTAATTTACATCCGGCTGATGGAATCAGAGCATTTGAGTCTATGTATGAAAAGATGGCAAAGAGACTGGGAGTGGATCCGGCCAGCAAAAGACCAATTGAATTCGATTTTTCAGATGCTGAATTTAGAAAAGCTTATTTTGATATAGTAATGAATCCTTATGAGGATGATGGTGTGGATTTCTGGTGGATTGACTGGCAGCAGGGTACTGGCGAGGAAAATGCTGTAGATCCATTATTCCTTCTGAACCATTATCACTATGAGGATTCAAACAGAGACAATCGACGTGGCATGATTTTTTCACGCTATGGCGGTGTGGGAAGTCACAGATATCCAGTGGGATTTTCAGGAGATACTGTAGCCACATGGAAGAGTCTGGATTTTCAGCCTTATTTCACAGCGTTGTCCTCAAACATTGGATACGGCTGGTGGAGCCATGATATCGGAGGCCACATGATGGGCACAAAGGATGAGGAGCGTCTTATCAGATGGATTCAGTTTGGTGTATTCTCACCAATTATGAGACTTCACAGCAGCTGCAGCCCATTCTTCAATAAGGAACCATGGAATGTTTCTGAGCCTTATAGAAGAGTTATGGGTGAGTTTATGCGCCTTCGTCATCAGCTGATTCCATACATCTATTCCATGAATTACAAGATGTACACTGATGGTCAGATGCTTTTGGAGCCAATGTATTATCGTATAAACGATAAGAGGGATGCATATGAAGTGGGCAATGAATATTTCTTCGGAGATAATCTCTTGGTAGGAGCAATTACTGAAAAGACAGATGAGAATCTTCGTATGTCAAAGGCAAATATGCTTATTCCAGAGGGCGTCTGGTACGACATTTTTACAGGTTACAGATATACAGAGGGCAGAAGAAATCTCTACAGGACTATTGATTCTATTCCAGTTCTTATTAAGGCTGGTGGAATTGTGCCATTATCACTGAACGTAGGAAATGATGTAAGTAATCCAGCTAGTATGAAGCTTCTTATCGGTGCTGGAGAAAATGGTGAGTTTATCATGTTTGAGGATGATGGTTGTAGTAAGAATTTTGAGAATGGAGATTTTGTCACCACGAAATTCACTACAGAATATATACCTGAAAAGGGTGTGACAAGAGTAGTAATCCATGGGGCAGAGGGAAATCTTGCACTTATTCCAGAAAAACGTATATACGAAATACAGGTTATTGGTTTGGAAGGAAAAGTGGAGAACCATGTTACTCCTGAGATTCCAGTTCAGCAGGACTATATCTGGGAAATTGAAGGAAAGCTTAAAGTGGAGAATGATATTGAGCAGGCAGCTTTTTCTATCCTTGAGAATGGCTGGATGGATATCTTGGAAAAGGAGAGAACCTTTGATGCTGTCAGAAGCTGTAAGTCTATGGATGAGTTAAAGCAGTGGATTTCAGGGGCAAATATTAGCCTGATGGTTAAGGATGCTTTGCTTGAGTTAATGTAGGTGAATTAATTGACATTTAATTAGTAAAAGGCTTATAGTTATAAGTGGTTAATCGTTTAATCTAAGGATGGGAAATAAAGATGAATTTAAAAGATATTGCGGCACTTGCCGGGGTTAGTACCGCTACAGTGTCAAATGTTCTAAATGGTAACAATAGCAAGGTTTCTCAGGAAACCAGAGAAAAAATAGAAAAAATCATCAAAGAAGTAGACTATAAGCCAAATGCCATGGCCCGCTCTCTGGCTAAAAAGGAGAGTAAGATTCTGGGCCTTGTGGTTCCATATATCGGGGCTGAGGATGATTTCCTCATGAACCCATACTATGCCCGCATGGTGGCTGCCATCGAGCGTTTTGTAAGAAACAGGGATTATTATCTGATGTTAAGATGTGTTCCAGATTGCAGGACGGTAATACCTCTGCTTTCTTCATGGAATGTGGATGGAGCATTTTTCCTTGGTGTAATGGAAAAGGATGTGGCAGAAATACAGGACGCTCTGGGTGCGCCTGTAGTATTTCTTGATACATATTCAGACATCAAGGATACAGTTAATGTTGGTCTGGATGACTATAGAGGTGGATATCTTTCTGCCAGATATCTGGCTGGAAAGGGGCATAGAAATATAGCGTTAGTCTGCCCTGACTATCATGAGGCAGGAGTAGTAAGAGAGCGATATCTGGGCTTTACTGCAGCCCTGAAGGAGCTTGATATAGATTTTACTGAGGATGATATTTTCAAGGTAGATACTATTTACAAAAATGCAGTAAGCGTAGGCTTGGATGTAATGCTGGCAAAGAAGAAATACACTGCGGTAGCCACTATGTCTGACGTGGTTGCCTTTGGTGTAATGGAAGGAATAAAGCAGTGTGGTCTTAAGGTGCCGGAGGATATTTCCGTGGTAGGTTTTGATAATTTACCGGAGTGTGAATTTATGACACCTAAGCTTACTACAATCTCTCAGGATTTCGCTGCCAAGGCTAAGGCAGCTGTGGAAGGAATGTTTAGGATTCTTGAGGGAGAAAAGGATGGTGGCGAGGATCTGCATCTGCCAGTGCAGCTGATAGAACGCCAGTCAGTCAAGGATATAAGTGAATAGAAGTGTCAGCGTAGCTGACGGATGAGGTTTAAGGCTTCCCATTTTTGGGGAAGCCTTTTTTGTGTTTTTTAGCCAAATTAAATTGGGCTCTTTTTGTCAATTAATCACAAAATAAAAACCTGCTAACAAAAATCAAGCATGAATTTCAAATATACTTTTTAAATAATTAATTGCATCACAATAAGGCTGGCGGTAGACCAGCCTTTAACTATATTTTTCTATTTATACACTTCACTTACTCTTGCATAATATATCCTTAAAAACTTGTTTAAACCTGCTATTTTTGCATGTTTCTTTGTTTTACCTTCAGCTTCCTTTTTCAGGATGTAATTGTATACAGCATTATCCTCTGGTTCAGGGTGACTCTTCAACACTCGCATAACTTCATACCCTACTTTTCGTAGCGTTGATGAACCTCTTTTCGTTATGCGCCGGTTTGAACCTACAAATTGTCCTGATTCATATGGAGGAGGATCTATTCCCGCAACAGCAATAAGTGCTTTTGCGCTATGAAGTTTTCTTATATCTCCAATTTCAGCAATCAACTTAGGTGCCAATACATCACCAACCCCACCCATTGCTCTAACAGTAGAATATTCAGGTAAACTCTTAGCAAGTTCCTTCATTCGTGTTAGAATTGTATTGAGGGTATCATCAATTGCTCTCAACACAGATATAGCTTCTTGTACTAACATTTTTGTAGATGGAGTAC contains:
- the tnpA gene encoding IS200/IS605 family transposase encodes the protein MDMNSLSHTKWECKYHIVFAPKYRRKVAYGQLKADIANILSTLCKRKGVEIIEAEICPDHVHMLVRIPPSMSVSSFVGYLKGKSTLMIFEKHANLKYKYGNRHFWCRGYYVDTVGKNAKKIEEYIRNQLKEDLEYDQMTLKEYIDPFTGEPVVKNR
- a CDS encoding ABC transporter substrate-binding protein codes for the protein MKNLSRWMLCLVITGGMLFTGCSSQVAEVTEEEEAAGGTITLLNIKSEINEQMETLAKAYQAETGVEVKIMNVPAGVDAQATLKGYYLSDQMPDIIACEASGFSNWEGLLVDMSDQDWAKRTEAAYVDSTYGTIGFPYTTEAIGLAYNADILEKCGVDPASITGPSAMRSAFEAVAAKKDELGLKAVVGYSAEPVNLGWSAGNHLTGVYIDSGLARDDTTYIDMIANDKKVDDTRFADFAQMIGLFNQYSDPELLTAGIYDDQVADFAAGKYAFITQGSWIGASLTSSDAYAAAGSFKVGMVPYAFEDGMDTILTAAPSWWGVFKEGNVEAAVAFLEWCSEDAGQKILVESAGCVSPFTDCKYVASDPFAQTISDYIAAGKTSNWHWMQLPEGIGNSEGGFCYSYYRYASGELDANGFKDEFNRTIEEWYAKL
- a CDS encoding methyl-accepting chemotaxis protein produces the protein MSKNNGDVKVGGIHSIIVQISLLNVGMLVAFLIVMGLIMSSMNTSTSTSVEMFDSMMNLTRHDANLKTDIMSLYDQVTGYIASGSAETQEALLPQIEVAKSTIAEDISQLNTDFAAYNNEEAAAQLQEISSQYDRMCAFIDKAIEKCDAGDQENAYTILFDKAEIQKVAIIHSTKVLDEAIEKNSTDTKANMNYLLKRGNVVAAIGIGIFIILIIFNFFMTYRTVVVRIKSMSAEVNDIIDNIQKGQGDLTARVNTKTKSELLYIKNGINHFIETLQGIMKDVKDGTVVLTESSEEVNSQLQIADDNVTSSSAALEELSANMESVVGILASINESVEDVKVAAEKITNQAEEGAQTANEIKIEADDLQVKVNTKKADVGEKMSVLSATLEKSVKDSEKVSQISDLTDDILDIASQTNLLALNASIEAARAGEAGKGFAVVADEISKLAANSRQTAATIQEIACEVTAAVKTLASNAEEVLEFINGTVIGDYDEFVDTGEKYGHTAEVMNDMLTEFTEKAESLNVIMKDMVDSVDTITNSVQESSTAITMSAENSAEIVTGIKNIFKAMDRNTEVTEQLNDTTQKFTSL
- a CDS encoding glycoside hydrolase family 31 protein, whose amino-acid sequence is MTIGNKYRITVLTSRLIRMEYQADYDFVDAPTQMVVNRSFPKVEYTTLHKDGLLILETDDLIFRYDGKEFSPDGLTIELKESGEVWHYSIVYGNSDRNLYGTARTLDNADGGVCLEYGIFGEKGFAVLDDSDSALLIDGEFVARENKGHDLYFFGYGKDYRGGLKDFFTLCGKTPMLPRYALGNWWSRYYAYSAEEYNQLLDKMEQENIPVSVAVLDMDWHVTNVDPKYGTGWTGYTWNKDLFPDHKGFLKGLKNRGLATTLNLHPADGIRAFESMYEKMAKRLGVDPASKRPIEFDFSDAEFRKAYFDIVMNPYEDDGVDFWWIDWQQGTGEENAVDPLFLLNHYHYEDSNRDNRRGMIFSRYGGVGSHRYPVGFSGDTVATWKSLDFQPYFTALSSNIGYGWWSHDIGGHMMGTKDEERLIRWIQFGVFSPIMRLHSSCSPFFNKEPWNVSEPYRRVMGEFMRLRHQLIPYIYSMNYKMYTDGQMLLEPMYYRINDKRDAYEVGNEYFFGDNLLVGAITEKTDENLRMSKANMLIPEGVWYDIFTGYRYTEGRRNLYRTIDSIPVLIKAGGIVPLSLNVGNDVSNPASMKLLIGAGENGEFIMFEDDGCSKNFENGDFVTTKFTTEYIPEKGVTRVVIHGAEGNLALIPEKRIYEIQVIGLEGKVENHVTPEIPVQQDYIWEIEGKLKVENDIEQAAFSILENGWMDILEKERTFDAVRSCKSMDELKQWISGANISLMVKDALLELM
- a CDS encoding LacI family DNA-binding transcriptional regulator encodes the protein MNLKDIAALAGVSTATVSNVLNGNNSKVSQETREKIEKIIKEVDYKPNAMARSLAKKESKILGLVVPYIGAEDDFLMNPYYARMVAAIERFVRNRDYYLMLRCVPDCRTVIPLLSSWNVDGAFFLGVMEKDVAEIQDALGAPVVFLDTYSDIKDTVNVGLDDYRGGYLSARYLAGKGHRNIALVCPDYHEAGVVRERYLGFTAALKELDIDFTEDDIFKVDTIYKNAVSVGLDVMLAKKKYTAVATMSDVVAFGVMEGIKQCGLKVPEDISVVGFDNLPECEFMTPKLTTISQDFAAKAKAAVEGMFRILEGEKDGGEDLHLPVQLIERQSVKDISE